AAGAAAAGTAGATTTGAAATCAGATTGCGAAGAACTTCTGAAACGGCTCGCCTTGGGCACAATGTAACTAGAGATGAAGGTGCATTATGAGGTGTTTGAGATAATTGGTGTTGTAATTGCAAGCGCGAAAAAGCTTACTAGATTTGAGGACAAAATGCGTTTCTACATTTCAGTTGTTTggtaattttcttgttttaatttcaaaagaatagtTCAATTCCGTCGTCTCCCAACACAACTTCAGTTTTACTGATAGCGATCCTCATTAATTACGTACTGGGAATACTCCTTTAACAGTTGCCTAAGATGTTTAGGAATATTTTAGCACAATTTCTTTATATCTTACGATCACTGATATTACGTGAGACCTCATGACAAAAATTCCCTAAACTTGCACTCTAAAGGAAGTATGCCAGAGGAAATAGAGCTTAGCCAACACTCGATTGTACATGTGACGTGAAATTCTAATGAATGCGCTGGAACTAGTTTTTATGTTTCTCCTTACGCAAAAGAAGAAACGTATGGTTTTGGATCCTTTAACTGAGCCGGGAAAAAAGCAACTTGATTAAAATGTGGCAAGAGTCACCATACTTTAAATTGATGGAGAATTTGATGTTATCATTTGAGATCGAACTCGACTTAAAATGAATTACACTGATGCAATATTCAATAGCTTGGGGACAGTCCGATTAAATTACGAGCGTGTGTTCAATTTCTTCTGAACATTGTATACACATTTTTCAGCATCTATAGTTCTAATAGTTTATAGCCTTTTTTTGCGCAATCACAAACCTCTTTCGCATATTACTCTTAAGAAAGAATtttggtggtttttttttttttttcttcatcccCTAAAAAATTTAATGGGACGTCCATTACTTTCATTGAAATTATGACCGAACCGCCGGGCATCGCTTTTGCAACGAAACAGTAACTCGGGAACCTTTACTTAGCTGGAATAAAAGCTTTAATGAAGTTTTTGCCATAAACCGTAGTGCGGACCTCGAAAAAGGCAGGAAAGCTTTCGTTTACTAGTTTCAGTGGTCTAGTTTGCTAAACTTTGTCTTTTTGAGAATTGTATAGGGCGTCAATGTCGCCTCAAAAAcacttaagttatttttttgctATTAAGATAACCTTAAATAGTTTGGATATGCTTCAAGCGATCGACCAGATGCATCGTGTAGGAGCTTTTGCCGCAGTTTAAAATGGCAGTGGGACTTGATGTTAGTTCACACCCGATGTGAAGAAATTCCTTCAATGCAAGTCTTAGCTTCAGTTTTATAATCTTCCTTTGGCAAGACTTACTGTTAACTTATGGTTTCTGATAGTCAAAGTAAATGTCTTTTATGTTGTATATGAGCCAAAGAATCTGTATCTTATTTTTAAGTTGTGAACTGTGAGACAAAGGGAAATCGAACTGATTCTGGATCGACGAAGCCaatgatacaaaaaaaaagaaaacaaaatcgaGACCGCTAGCTTCGCATATTCATCGGTCAAGGAATGTCTCAGCACCTTTTCTATCTTTAGTTAAGTTAGagacaaaactaaatttttctgACCTCGAACAGCGTACGTCTTGTTTTCAACACAAGCCAACCAAAGCCAAAAGAGAATGGCCAAGCCACCAACGGAAAAGTAACAGCCCATCATGCTTGATGCAGGACGAGGAGTGATACAATTTTTTCTCGTCTCGTATCAACAGACCTTTATTGCATTGATCAATTATTcaatacatagatttagccaagcctaaaagcggagctcccggcttgtctATTCtcactggctgtaggattagtgtaaataaaaggctttggaattgtccgccttttggttttcccggatatttcctaattatgtcattttcttcgctgtctaactagtgaattccacggttaatttcacctaaaaaaccgactgatcgcatgaatcacgaaggcaTGTGTGTGATattggtttttccagcgaaatttactgtcgaattcaccagttaggcaattattttttcttgaatcgcaagagtttttgaaagaaaagaagaggaacaGCCTGAGGGTTTGGTTTCCAAATTAAAGGCTGTTATTCCAGTGATCAATTATCTATTAGCAACTGCATGCagtatttaatttagttttaaatcaaaataattaaactAGAAATTTTACggaaaaaaaatttggaaacaagaaacagagggaacagtttctttaaaGACGGGAACATTGGATCATGCTTCAGATACATTACCAAACTGTTCCATGATGTCAACATAAGACAGTAATTGCTTATGGTGGCAGGTAGAATGTCATATACATCGACAAGTCAGCTCAATTTACGTGTAACTGTAAGCTAACAAACGCAAAGTCAATTGCCACACACGCTGGTCTGTAAAGCCATTAATTAAATTGTCAGTGAAGCTATGCATCATGTTTACCAGCCGGGCGACCCTTATTTGGGACAAATGTTCCCGAGGACAACCTGCGTGGAGGGTTTTGGCTGATAAATGTTTGTTCCTTTAGAAGAGATCTGACGAATATAAGGATGACAAACGTAGTCACAGTTTAAGttaactacaatcttggacagaataaaatggaacagaaatgccccctttcCTCTAATCAAAGATGAACCCCGCGAATGCCAtgacgcgccattttcccatcattgATTTCTCTCcacttgtgtccagaaatgcacgcagtcgcaagaataacaaatattaTAACTGCGCTAAGGAAAATAccgaaaataacaataacaaatcaaGCGAGCCACACAGGCAAATATAACAGATCACAAGCGAtagcagcaaggataacaatTCTTCAATGCAGAAAAGGGAAGGGGGCCCCataaatataaaagaaataacGAACATAACaaatatagcaaaaataacaaatgaagcaaACGGCAGCAGCAAGAAcaacaattcttcaaggcagaCAAGGAAAGGGTGCCccacaaaaataatttcaatGTTAAAAAGCTTTTTGTGGACATTTGTTGATAACTTATTTCTCTAAAAGTTAACTTGATGACGTCTTTGTCTCACGGCATATAAATAACCAGGCAGCAGGATTTTGCACCATTATAATAGGCTTGTGTTCATATTTTTAATGACGGGCGGACAACCGAGTATGCCAATTATTTTCCATTCGCCACGTTATTTGTATCATAGACTGTCACAATAGAAGAGCTCATACATACTGCTGAATCATTTTTGCGTTTGTTTTGATGCTCGTTTGCGCGTTATTTGTACACAAgttttttgcgtatatttggttcgcttatctccCAGTTGCATTGTAGAATGATCACTCCTGGAATTTTGTATGCTATATTTAGTGGATTATTAGTTCTGTTATTTCGCAATATTTCGTAATGCTTTTGTTAATCCTTAATGGTTGGTGAATGAATAAACAGAAATAAGTAATGTCAGCCGGACTTCATCAGTGATGTGGCGGGAATTACTTTGGCAGGACGCAATGTTTTTAATTTGGTCCAGTGGCTAATAACTTAGCCCTTATTGCGTTCGATAGAACGCAGTTCTAATGCAGACTGAGTTGAGATTTTTGAGACAAGCGGTGCCTCGATATTCGATCAgactccaaattgtgcaaatagCGCTGATTAACAGTATTTAaatctaagcacccatttcaaatcgTTTCGCTTTCAGAAATGTTAGAAAGTCGAATTGCTCGCATGTTGCCTCGAATATGGACTCGAATGGTTCACAGCCATGGCTCACACGGCTCGCAAGCGCGCACATTGTCCATACTCGTTTTaattcgtttcagtgattaggcctaaactctCTTTTAAcaatttagctttcattttacggttcggttaactacgcTTTTCACGAGTTCGTGTGaacaaaatagcactcgttcACAGATTatgcctaagcgctcgtttcagtgattaggcctaagcactcttttaacattttagctttcaatttacggttttgttaattacacttttcacgagattatgtcactgcgtaccgcgtaccgcatAGCCAGCCTCTAAGCCTAGCCATTTTCAATTCGCAATTTATTATTACTTGAATAagttacatacttcaacttgaatttattagtttttgcgtATCGCGTAGCCGGCTAGGCAGAACTttgttcgagtggcagggtattctgcagttactcccaaGAAGGGTTCGTATTTAAAGGTTTGGAGTTTATAAAGGTgattcttttctctttcttttgtccttgtttttgttttttgttttttttgtttcttctccATGCGCCGATGTTATAACTACTTTGTTCGGAAACGTCAGTCGGATGTATCACGTTTTAGCATCATACGAAATTCGTCACCTACGGACGCTGCGTTCATTCCAATGCTTACGAAGTCCATTACATGATAGCATTTGCAAAGTAGTGTCGTTTTTCATTTCTGTGCCACTAATGCCAGCTTTGTACTTAGCAACAACGTTATTAGTGTATTGCCAGGCCCTTATATTTTTCCCGCATATATTTCCCCGGTTTTCGCAACTGCATCCCATCATCCAAGTTTAACAGCGCACCCCAGCGAATTGTTTACTTTCGCGTTTCTACGTATATCTCGATATCTAGAAATTTATTTCAATACTAACttccaaaaagaaacttaaacCTAACTTGTTAACAAGCATTAACAAGATGAAGATAACAGCCATGGCTGTGAACCAATCGAGTAAATAGGAGTCAACATAAGAGCAATTCGACTTTTAACATGCGAGCCACGCAGTTACTGAAAGCGAAAcgatttaaaatgggtgcttagacgtaaatactgtttatcagcgctatttgcacaatttggagtcCGAAGATCGAGGCACGGGTTGTGCCAAAATCTCAATTCAGTCTGCATTTGAACTGCGTTCTATCGATCGCAATAAGGGCTAAGTTATTAGCCACTGGGCCAAATTAAAAGCTTTGCGTTCTGTTTTAAGTGTTATTGGCGTATACTGTGTTAATTAATGTGCCCTTTGTGCTGATTATCAACGAGTACTTACATTGCGTCCTGCCAAAATAATTCCCGCCACATCACTGATGAAGTCCGGCTGACAATATTTATTactaaaatttggtttatcaacggagttgataatgtaaattgaccaccgtacagagattctaaaagctgacgtttcgagcgttagcccttcgtcagagcgaatcgagggattatgggttacgtgtagtttttatagtagagtaggagctacgctattggtggtaacatggcaacgtgaaaagtaggaatatattagttaaatgaaaagcgttcgttaataccgtgaggattaagggtgccgatttgaaagatgaatttttgttccagattcttgcggctttccgtcgtacctagatgtagggaaaggccgcagatagccatgtgttttttggagtggtttaAAGGTCGTCTTCATTTATGCCTTTCAGCCTCTATCAGTTCCTTGAAGAACCGTAGCTCTGTTCTGATTTAAGTTGCGCGTTTTTCCTTACACTGCGTAAAATATGCTGTATACGGACCCTTACTTGGGGCGTATACAGTCAGTATACATTGTGGTATACGGTAAGTATAAGGATGTGCAAGGTCTGTATAATAACCAGTATACGTCAGGGTATGCCAAGAAAATAGCAGGACCGTATACATATGTAGCATAATTCCTTATATTTCAGTATACATGTCAGTATACATTATGTATACTGTGTGAGTCATAAGGTATACTGGAATTGTATAGCAGGTATGTATACGGTTTCTAATACTCTTTGGTGGATTCCTTATAGTTCAGGGTTCATATCAGTATATACTGCGAAAAGAAGGATATATACTGGGAACGCCTACTGTGTTACGGACtcatatcttttttttgtttttactccTTGCATTCAGGACACTGCCTTTTATTCTCAAATGTAATATAGACATTATAATGTTACCCAACCTCCCACAATACGAAATATAAATGGAACCTTGGGACCTAAATCGAGGGATAAAGGTTGTTCAAGGCCGTATAGCGAGAGAGGTGTTAGGCCCCGTTGAGACTAGATGACCGTTCAACCACACCTTGTCCGGGCACTAAACTGGAAGTTGTTCAGACACCCCAGTTCTAACAAtgcaattatttctttcttcgtCCACTTTGCACCGGCCACCGTTGTCGTGACTGAAACGCAGGGAAGCAGGGGAGAAAGCTCGGGAACTGACGAAAGCGTGTTCAGACAAGTACCCGTTCCTGGTAACGGGCAACTAATCTGAACGGGGCcttagaaaaagagaaaagagcgCATTGCCTAAACTATGAATGTAGAAGATAAGcaagttttttaaatgaatgaaatattttgctttatttataTCAAATAGCACCTTTCGTCACAGAAACATCATGAAATATAGAAATCCAACTGTAATGTTGTATTCAACCTAATTTACCATAATTCAAAATCTTATTATAAACATGATAAAAGGAGAAAcctaaatgtctttttttttaagaaacaaactgCACCTATTACAACAAGCCTAACGTTCCATGTCTTTGTGAAatcatacaatgaaaaattaacaaatctaATTTCCTATCTCTTTGTGAAATTGTGCAATGAACCCTAGTAAAACTAGGCTAATTTTCTGTCTCTTCCCATTCAGTATCCTCTCCTGAACTTTCGCCATCTTCCGCTTCCTCTTCCCTCATGTTGTCATCTTCCTCCTCTTCGGAATCTGCATCGTTTCTGGCAATGAAAGTTGACGTTGTTTAACTCATTGAAACATAATGAAGTTATTAGAAATTGTTAACTAGAGCGCAAATCAAATTCgacttatatttttttgttgttttgtgcattgtttgtttaattaatttctAATAGAAGCCATAGTCGATAAATAAATCGTGCCACTTTCCTGTTTTTGAAGAGAGATTTATGGAAAAAGAACGTCGAAGGCCGGCCGGCCGGCTAGATAAGATATATATCGACgtccttttattatttttttttgttttcagtagtCAAGTGCATGAAACATTTAACATACCTCTGCGCCTCCTCATTTCTTTGTTCAAGGAGGGCCTTCCACTCATCGGAAAGTGCCCACTTGGGCGTACCGTTTGGAGGCTCTTTTTCCGATTTCTCCCCTTGTCTTGCGTTTGTTCTCTTCCATCGCTTGTTTACTGAGCTCTCAGCTTTTTGGTATCTCTTATCGAGTctaaagaaaagagaaatacGTTCATATGACCACAGCAACGATAACGAAATTAGCCTGCAGAATAAAGTTGTTTAAGAAgcctaacaaaaacaacaacaacaacaatctttatatTTTCTTAACTTAAGCAAGGGGCCGCAGGCAGCTAGAGCTAATCTAGGCACTggggtgaatagttgttttagtatatacaaaacagtgagataatatacaccacaaaaaattaatttggatgttttcttcacttgtcacggatgcaaatcgggacgccattttttcctgagttgctcgcaggtaaatagcacaggatatccggagtttgacgagccaatcagcgcgcgagttcaacgctatccactgttttagtatctaCTAATGCtgattagtaaaatccaactagtggtctattgtcaatgctgcgttctgattggttgagctactaataggctatttgttatagcccaccaGTAGCGAAAGCGCCGGCcatatttgtaatgttttggtcgcagaaaaggattaaagtctagctttaactagcgaaagatgttttgtctcgatatttttttgaccagctagttggattttactaaaacaattattcctctcgccctcatggcctcagAGTCAAGCCTTATcgggtagcgcggtgaatataacaccgaattcttatattcaccgctgaaaattatattaattattcatatttAAACGCAGAAGACGTTTACAATAAGTaaagaataacaataaataaaattttataATTAAAAGCTGCTATCCCTTGGACATTACCTTGGAAATAATCACGTATATATCATCTCATTCCAGAGTTTTGCGCCTACTGGTATTctttaaaaagcattttctgtATTTCGCTTGATCGTTTTACTATGTAGAAATTGTCTGGGATAGCCAGGTAACCGTAGCGCAGCGAGTGTTGTGAGAATGGCCTATTACTACTATTTCTACTGTTTGCAATTCTTCTCAATAGTTAAGTTGATACAGGacttttcgttttcctttttattgtatttttcagTATTACTTACTTGTTTAGAAAGTGAGTCAGCAATTGACTTCTGTAACTAGGGGGCCTTGAAACCCATCCCTCTTCACCTTCACTACTGTTAGCATCATCGTCCGTAGACATGTGTTCTTTCGTCAATTTTGAAAAGGCGTGGGCCTCCTTTTCATCCTTTACCTGGCACTTTCTCCTTTCGTATTTCTATGGCAAAAAAGGAAAGCTTGTCTTTAGTACGGATTGACTAAGATGACTTAGTTATAGAAGGATGTTAAGACGGTTTGGATAAATATACGTATATACATGTACCGTAAGAAAAGGAGTATCGATATGTTTCACAGGAAAGAGGAAAGCTtttcaaacgaaacaaaaaaatgcactaTAAAAAAAACCGCAAATAAATGTCATGTTTGAACTTGACAGCATGTGCCCTAATGTGTGGGATAAAGTAATAGTTACGTCATGGGCAGACGGAATGAGTAACTTTGTAGAGTTCTTTTCGTGCGCGGACAGATGTAAAAATATCGCTTACCCTCTCTTTTCTAAGGTTTATTCTCTTCTTCATTCTAATCTCGTCAGTAATTTTTCCCAAGGCACTTCTGCGGATGTGTTCATGGTACTTTTTGGCTGTTTCTGCAAAGAAACAAGGAATTTGTTAGTCCAAGTAGgtgtcatttttttcaagtttacaaTAGTGATTGAACTTTGCAGACTTGCTGTACTGTATGCTGCATTGTT
The genomic region above belongs to Montipora capricornis isolate CH-2021 chromosome 8, ASM3666992v2, whole genome shotgun sequence and contains:
- the LOC138060334 gene encoding uncharacterized protein, translated to MKKRINLRKERKYERRKCQVKDEKEAHAFSKLTKEHMSTDDDANSSEGEEGWVSRPPSYRSQLLTHFLNKLDKRYQKAESSVNKRWKRTNARQGEKSEKEPPNGTPKWALSDEWKALLEQRNEEAQRNDADSEEEEDDNMREEEAEDGESSGEDTEWEETEN